A region of Deinococcus aestuarii DNA encodes the following proteins:
- a CDS encoding transporter substrate-binding domain-containing protein, with protein sequence MTKVLKYASLLSALALGAASVAHAELADVKRRGELRVVMSGEYPPFSQPATSGGLEGFDVDVANEIGKRLGVKTTVIKADFSSIIAGIQSGQFDLGVASQSKTPEREKAIDFLSRPYYYDGFQLFVPKSSTATSLGTLGGKPVAVALGTVFEKFLRDRKYSNVVTYSGEQEIFQALGTGRAAGMITTRTVGSVAAKNGQPIKSAGAVLQQDNPYITLGKNQPQLKAAVERALNAMRVDGTLTRISEKWLGADVTKPGR encoded by the coding sequence ATGACCAAAGTTCTGAAGTACGCCTCCCTGCTCTCCGCCCTCGCCCTCGGGGCCGCCTCCGTGGCGCACGCCGAGCTCGCCGACGTCAAGAGGCGCGGCGAACTGCGCGTCGTGATGAGCGGTGAGTACCCGCCCTTCTCGCAGCCCGCCACCAGCGGGGGCCTGGAGGGCTTCGACGTGGACGTGGCCAACGAGATCGGCAAGAGGTTGGGCGTCAAGACGACCGTGATCAAGGCCGACTTCTCCTCCATCATCGCGGGCATCCAGAGCGGACAGTTCGACCTCGGCGTGGCCTCGCAGAGCAAGACGCCCGAGCGCGAAAAGGCCATCGACTTCCTGAGCCGCCCGTACTACTACGACGGCTTCCAACTGTTCGTGCCGAAGAGCTCGACGGCCACCAGCCTGGGCACCCTGGGCGGCAAGCCGGTCGCCGTGGCGCTGGGCACTGTGTTCGAGAAGTTCTTGCGCGACCGCAAGTACAGCAACGTGGTGACGTACTCGGGCGAGCAGGAGATTTTCCAGGCGCTGGGCACCGGCCGCGCGGCGGGCATGATCACCACCCGCACGGTGGGCAGTGTGGCGGCCAAGAACGGCCAGCCGATCAAATCCGCCGGGGCCGTGCTTCAGCAGGACAACCCCTACATCACCCTGGGCAAGAATCAGCCCCAGCTCAAGGCCGCCGTCGAGCGGGCCCTGAACGCCATGCGGGTGGACGGCACCCTCACGCGCATCTCCGAGAAGTGGCTCGGCGCCGACGTGACGAAGCCCGGCCGCTGA
- a CDS encoding SIS domain-containing protein: MTDPLMLQEAREAPQVVRRQLGENAAACRSLAAALRGRRPPYAVTVARGSSDHACTVLKYALETHLALPVASLGPSVHTLYGARLDLRGALVLAVSQSGASPDVVETLRMAREAGATTVALVNVEDSDLAREASYVLPLRCGEERAVAATKSYLASLTALLPVIADLAGDGGLTRALEALPDALERTLALEEQARDLAERYRFADNLLVLARGLHFGVAQEAALKLKETCGIHAEAYSAAEFSHGPKRLLAEGVGLLGFTSADAAGEATSRAYADLLEGGADLRTLGPAAGSTLTTPGTGHALTDPVPSALTFYLFAAHLARHRGLNPDAPPLLNKVTKTR; encoded by the coding sequence ATGACCGACCCCCTGATGCTGCAAGAAGCCCGCGAGGCCCCCCAGGTCGTGCGCCGTCAACTCGGCGAGAACGCGGCGGCGTGCCGGTCCCTCGCCGCCGCCCTGCGTGGGCGCCGCCCCCCCTATGCCGTCACGGTCGCCCGGGGCAGCAGCGACCACGCCTGCACGGTGCTCAAGTACGCCCTGGAAACGCACCTCGCGCTTCCCGTCGCCAGCCTGGGCCCGAGCGTCCACACCCTCTACGGCGCCCGCCTCGACCTGCGCGGCGCCCTGGTCCTCGCCGTCTCGCAGTCCGGGGCCAGCCCCGATGTCGTCGAGACCCTCCGCATGGCCCGTGAGGCGGGCGCCACCACGGTCGCCCTCGTCAATGTCGAGGACAGCGACCTCGCCCGCGAGGCCTCGTACGTGCTCCCGCTGCGCTGCGGGGAGGAACGGGCGGTGGCCGCCACCAAGAGTTACCTCGCCAGCCTCACGGCGCTACTCCCCGTGATCGCCGACCTCGCCGGGGACGGGGGGCTGACCCGCGCGCTGGAGGCGCTGCCGGACGCCCTGGAACGCACCCTTGCACTGGAGGAGCAGGCCCGCGACCTCGCCGAGCGGTACCGTTTCGCAGACAACCTGCTCGTCCTCGCACGGGGGCTGCACTTCGGGGTGGCGCAGGAGGCCGCGCTGAAGCTCAAGGAGACGTGCGGCATCCACGCCGAGGCGTACTCGGCGGCCGAGTTCAGCCACGGGCCCAAACGGCTGCTCGCGGAGGGGGTGGGGCTGCTGGGCTTCACGTCGGCGGACGCGGCGGGAGAGGCGACCTCGCGGGCCTACGCCGACCTGCTGGAGGGGGGGGCGGACCTGCGGACCCTGGGCCCGGCGGCGGGCAGCACCCTGACGACGCCGGGCACCGGCCACGCGCTCACCGACCCGGTGCCCAGCGCCCTGACCTTCTACCTCTTCGCCGCCCACCTCGCCCGGCACCGCGGCCTGAACCCCGACGCCCCGCCGCTGCTCAACAAGGTGACGAAAACGCGCTGA
- a CDS encoding family 10 glycosylhydrolase translates to MNTVLLSAVLSLSVVASAQTPPAPTPIPQGAPVELRGLWVDAFGPGIKTPAEVDQLVADARAMNVNVIFAQVGRRGDCYCLKAAMPPTDDPAVPAGFDPLADLIEKAHPLGLQVHAWIITTAIWNSPTPPKSPAHAFNAHGPDRAGQGNWILGKFDGTVKAGSDWLLDPGHPDAAEYIRNMYVSVVRNYDVDGIQFDRVRYPDFNPVGGPNGWGYNETALARFRAETGASGTPAPEDPAWAAWRRAQVTNLVRDTALAVKAVRPDVSVNAATITYGAGPTTDEGFTGTRTYNEVLQDWLTWVREGYLDLNVMMNYKRDFVPEQAGWFNTWAAYAAGLRVRSPEVTQVSGASIYLNDQASTLNQVRKTRGLGLGWAGYSYRTPDADVNAGKRTPAEVLPELTARLTGPGGPFASPARWVRPDAAALRALRGTVTTAGTAPLGGRTVRLLAESGEELAHTTTNGLGGYGFLRVPDRAVRVEVGGVTGEPVTAPAGRVTDLPVLTLP, encoded by the coding sequence ATGAACACCGTCCTGCTGTCCGCCGTGCTGAGCCTGTCCGTCGTCGCGTCCGCTCAGACGCCGCCCGCACCCACGCCCATCCCGCAAGGCGCCCCCGTCGAGTTGCGCGGCCTGTGGGTGGACGCCTTCGGGCCCGGGATCAAGACGCCCGCCGAGGTGGATCAGCTCGTCGCCGACGCCCGCGCGATGAACGTGAACGTCATCTTCGCGCAGGTGGGGCGCCGGGGCGACTGCTACTGCCTGAAGGCCGCCATGCCGCCGACGGACGACCCCGCCGTTCCCGCCGGGTTCGACCCGCTGGCAGACCTGATCGAGAAGGCGCACCCGCTGGGCCTCCAGGTCCACGCCTGGATCATCACGACGGCGATCTGGAACTCGCCCACGCCGCCGAAGAGCCCCGCGCACGCCTTCAACGCGCACGGGCCGGACAGGGCGGGGCAGGGCAACTGGATTCTGGGTAAGTTCGACGGCACGGTGAAGGCCGGAAGCGACTGGCTGCTCGACCCCGGGCACCCCGACGCCGCCGAGTACATCAGGAACATGTACGTCTCGGTCGTGCGGAATTACGATGTGGACGGCATCCAGTTCGACCGGGTGCGCTACCCCGACTTCAACCCGGTGGGCGGCCCGAACGGCTGGGGCTACAACGAGACGGCCCTCGCCCGCTTCCGCGCGGAGACGGGGGCCAGCGGCACGCCCGCCCCCGAGGACCCGGCCTGGGCCGCGTGGCGCCGCGCCCAGGTCACCAACCTCGTGCGGGACACGGCGCTGGCGGTGAAGGCGGTGAGGCCCGACGTGAGCGTCAACGCCGCCACGATCACCTACGGGGCGGGGCCGACGACGGACGAGGGCTTCACGGGGACGCGCACCTACAACGAGGTCTTGCAGGACTGGCTGACCTGGGTGCGGGAGGGGTACCTCGACCTGAACGTGATGATGAACTACAAGCGCGACTTCGTGCCCGAGCAGGCGGGGTGGTTCAACACCTGGGCGGCGTACGCGGCGGGGCTGCGGGTGCGCTCGCCGGAGGTCACGCAGGTGAGCGGGGCGTCGATCTACCTCAACGACCAGGCCAGCACGCTCAATCAGGTGCGCAAGACGCGCGGGCTGGGCCTGGGCTGGGCCGGGTACTCCTACCGCACGCCCGACGCCGACGTGAACGCCGGAAAGCGCACCCCCGCCGAGGTGCTGCCCGAACTCACCGCGCGGCTCACCGGACCGGGCGGCCCCTTCGCGTCCCCCGCCCGCTGGGTGAGGCCCGACGCGGCGGCGCTGCGGGCCCTGCGCGGCACGGTGACGACGGCGGGCACGGCGCCCCTCGGCGGCCGAACGGTGCGCCTCCTGGCCGAGTCGGGCGAGGAGCTGGCCCACACGACCACGAACGGCCTCGGCGGCTACGGCTTCCTGCGTGTCCCCGACCGGGCGGTGCGGGTGGAGGTGGGCGGCGTGACGGGCGAGCCGGTCACGGCCCCGGCGGGCCGGGTCACCGATCTCCCCGTCCTGACGCTGCCCTGA
- a CDS encoding aldo/keto reductase translates to MSSTTPLPTTSLPSGESVPVLGQGTWRMAEDPRRRADEIAALREGLDLGLRLIDTAEMYADGRAEELVAEATEGRRDEVFLVSKVLPGNASRAGVRRACERSLKRLRTDRLDLYLLHWRGRTPLEETLGAFEELQRAGLIRSWGVSNFDTADMQDLAALRGGGAAATNQVLYNLTRRGIEYDLLPWCRERGVPVMAYSPVEQGHLLGHRVLAGIAREHGATPAGVALAWVLRREGIIVIPKAGTAAHVRENRAALGVRLTEADLAALDRAFPAPSRATPLEVL, encoded by the coding sequence ATGTCCAGCACGACCCCCCTTCCCACCACGTCCCTCCCCTCCGGTGAGTCTGTCCCGGTGCTCGGCCAGGGCACCTGGCGCATGGCGGAAGACCCCCGGCGCCGCGCGGACGAGATCGCGGCCCTGCGCGAGGGGCTCGACCTCGGCCTTCGGCTCATCGACACCGCCGAGATGTATGCCGACGGAAGAGCCGAGGAACTGGTCGCGGAGGCTACCGAGGGGCGGCGCGACGAGGTGTTTTTGGTGAGCAAGGTGCTGCCCGGCAACGCTTCCCGCGCGGGGGTCCGGCGGGCGTGCGAGCGCAGCCTGAAGAGGTTGCGGACCGACCGCCTCGACCTCTATCTGCTCCACTGGCGCGGGCGGACGCCGCTGGAGGAGACGCTGGGCGCCTTCGAAGAGTTGCAGCGCGCGGGCCTGATCCGCTCCTGGGGCGTGAGCAACTTCGACACGGCGGACATGCAAGACCTCGCCGCCCTGCGCGGAGGCGGGGCCGCGGCCACCAATCAGGTGCTCTACAACCTCACCCGCCGGGGCATCGAGTACGACCTGCTGCCGTGGTGCCGGGAGCGCGGCGTGCCCGTGATGGCCTACTCCCCGGTCGAACAGGGCCACCTGCTCGGCCACCGCGTCCTGGCGGGGATCGCCCGCGAGCACGGGGCCACGCCCGCCGGGGTCGCCCTCGCGTGGGTGCTGCGGCGGGAGGGGATCATCGTCATCCCCAAGGCGGGGACGGCGGCGCACGTCCGGGAGAACCGGGCCGCGCTCGGCGTGCGGCTGACCGAAGCGGACCTCGCCGCCCTCGACCGCGCGTTCCCGGCGCCGTCCCGGGCCACCCCGCTCGAAGTGCTGTAG
- a CDS encoding glycoside hydrolase family 9 protein yields the protein MSDQVPRHLALLLAALAFTSCRAVTQQGRSGEMTSSPGAPVVSLKSSAPNVSVGGSFTLTATARAVTRVVFYDRGRKLGEDRTAPYSLTVRATPVLSGEHTYTAQAFDRAGRSGLSGPVPVEIGVDNLLDNGGFRNGRTSWWVAGGPGVSVQDGEACLNIGRPGANEWDVILGQSGLGLMRDARYTVSFTARADAPTAFKVMLQKNETPYPTYFNEQVGRVTKERRTHHFTFDMTGANDAQASLQFKLGAQKATRLCLGNVVVRGPRFGPGPVAAPVDDRAAVRVNQTGYLPGAPKVAAVAHDSAVPLGWTLLDRDGHPLATGRTRVFGKDAASGDFVHRADFSTFRRSGKGYVLEVGGLRSHPFRIARDLYAPLKRDALAYFYHNRSGIPIEARFVGGPKWARAAGHANPSSDRGGDRATCFGGKDARGNLWPGCRYTLNAGQGWYDAGDHGKYVVNGGLSVWTLMNLYETGRRVSKPGFFPDGSLRLPENANGVSDLLDEARWEMNFLLGMQVPQGSRLALPVGDQSAHSGSLNLSEVDASGMAHHKVHSEQWTDIPSRPDQDRQRRFLYPPSTAATLNLAASAAQCARVFRGVDDAYARRCLQAARRAWQAAERNPQVYAYDNFSGGGAYDDTDVRDEFYWAAAELYTTTGEGSYLSALKASPLYLKATKHGPENDLAWPEVTAAGTITLALVPSKLPAAAVRTARANIVALANTYVSQVAWTGYGVPFRSENYPWGSNSNVLNRGLVLSLASHFTGNVRYRDAALEGMNYVLGRNPLDKSYVSGYGARPLVNPHHRFWAHSRDPRFPAPPPGALAGGPNSSPADPTGNLLKGRCAPQTCYLDDIGTSSLNEVAINWNAPLAWVTTYLDATAQ from the coding sequence ATGTCCGATCAGGTTCCCCGCCATCTCGCCCTGCTGCTCGCCGCCCTCGCCTTCACGTCCTGCCGGGCAGTGACCCAGCAGGGCCGTTCGGGGGAGATGACCTCTTCTCCCGGAGCTCCCGTCGTTTCCCTCAAGTCGAGCGCCCCGAACGTTTCCGTCGGGGGAAGCTTCACCTTGACGGCGACGGCGCGGGCCGTTACACGGGTGGTGTTCTACGACCGTGGCCGGAAGCTCGGCGAGGACCGGACGGCGCCCTATAGCCTCACTGTCCGGGCGACCCCCGTGCTGAGCGGCGAGCACACCTACACGGCGCAGGCGTTCGACCGGGCGGGACGCTCCGGCCTGTCAGGCCCGGTCCCGGTCGAGATCGGCGTGGACAACCTGCTGGACAATGGCGGCTTTCGCAACGGGCGGACCTCTTGGTGGGTGGCGGGGGGTCCCGGCGTGAGCGTACAGGATGGCGAGGCGTGCTTGAACATCGGCAGGCCCGGCGCGAACGAGTGGGACGTGATTCTCGGCCAAAGCGGCCTGGGACTGATGCGGGACGCGCGGTACACGGTCTCCTTTACCGCACGCGCCGACGCACCCACCGCCTTCAAGGTCATGCTGCAAAAGAACGAGACGCCCTACCCGACCTACTTCAACGAGCAGGTGGGCCGGGTGACCAAGGAGCGGCGGACCCACCACTTCACCTTCGACATGACCGGGGCCAACGACGCACAGGCGTCCTTGCAGTTCAAGCTCGGCGCACAGAAGGCCACACGGCTGTGTCTGGGGAACGTGGTGGTCCGGGGTCCGAGGTTCGGGCCCGGCCCGGTCGCGGCCCCCGTGGACGACCGGGCTGCGGTGCGCGTCAATCAGACGGGCTACCTGCCGGGTGCCCCCAAGGTGGCGGCTGTCGCGCACGACTCGGCGGTGCCCCTGGGCTGGACGCTGCTGGACAGGGACGGCCATCCCCTCGCCACGGGCCGCACCCGGGTGTTTGGGAAGGACGCGGCCTCGGGCGACTTCGTACACCGGGCCGATTTCTCGACGTTCCGCAGGTCCGGGAAGGGGTACGTGCTTGAGGTGGGCGGGCTGCGCAGTCACCCTTTTCGTATCGCCCGGGACCTCTATGCACCCCTGAAGCGCGACGCGCTGGCGTACTTCTACCACAACCGCAGCGGCATCCCCATCGAGGCGCGGTTCGTCGGCGGCCCCAAGTGGGCCAGGGCCGCCGGGCACGCGAATCCCTCGTCCGACCGGGGCGGTGACCGTGCGACCTGCTTCGGGGGCAAAGACGCCCGGGGCAACCTCTGGCCGGGCTGTCGCTACACGCTGAACGCGGGCCAGGGCTGGTACGACGCGGGTGACCACGGCAAGTACGTGGTCAACGGCGGCCTCTCGGTCTGGACCCTGATGAACCTGTACGAGACGGGGAGACGCGTCTCGAAACCCGGCTTCTTCCCGGACGGCAGCCTGCGCCTGCCCGAGAACGCCAACGGCGTCAGCGACCTGCTCGACGAGGCCCGCTGGGAGATGAACTTCCTGCTCGGGATGCAGGTGCCGCAGGGCTCGCGGCTCGCCCTGCCGGTCGGCGACCAGAGCGCGCACTCCGGCAGCCTGAACCTGAGCGAGGTGGACGCCTCGGGGATGGCGCACCACAAGGTCCACAGCGAGCAGTGGACGGACATTCCCTCCCGACCCGACCAGGATCGCCAGCGGCGCTTCCTCTACCCGCCCTCGACGGCGGCCACCCTCAACCTGGCGGCGAGCGCCGCGCAGTGTGCCCGGGTCTTCCGGGGGGTGGACGACGCCTACGCGCGCCGGTGCCTCCAGGCCGCCCGCCGGGCCTGGCAGGCGGCCGAGCGCAACCCACAGGTCTACGCCTACGACAACTTCTCGGGCGGCGGAGCATACGACGACACCGACGTGCGCGACGAGTTCTACTGGGCCGCCGCCGAGCTGTACACCACGACGGGAGAAGGCTCCTACCTCTCCGCGCTGAAGGCGAGCCCGCTCTACCTCAAGGCCACCAAACATGGTCCGGAAAACGACCTCGCCTGGCCCGAGGTGACGGCGGCGGGCACGATCACGCTGGCGCTCGTGCCGAGCAAGTTGCCCGCCGCCGCCGTGAGGACAGCCCGCGCCAACATAGTCGCGCTGGCGAACACCTACGTTTCCCAGGTAGCCTGGACCGGGTACGGTGTGCCTTTCCGCTCGGAGAACTACCCCTGGGGTTCGAACAGCAACGTCTTGAACCGGGGGCTGGTTTTGAGCCTCGCTTCCCACTTCACCGGGAACGTCCGCTACCGCGACGCCGCCCTGGAAGGGATGAATTACGTCCTGGGCCGCAACCCGCTCGACAAGTCGTACGTCTCCGGCTACGGCGCGCGGCCGCTCGTCAACCCCCACCACCGGTTCTGGGCCCACAGCCGGGACCCCCGCTTCCCTGCCCCCCCGCCCGGCGCGCTCGCCGGGGGCCCCAATTCCTCCCCCGCCGACCCCACCGGCAACCTTCTCAAGGGCCGCTGCGCGCCGCAGACCTGCTATCTCGACGACATTGGCACCTCCTCGCTCAACGAGGTCGCCATCAACTGGAATGCTCCCCTCGCCTGGGTCACCACCTACCTCGACGCGACCGCCCAATAA
- a CDS encoding VOC family protein translates to MPSPIVDLAGLTLEVNHLPRGVRFYTQVLGLSLLEHDEERGVAQFGVNPAQTLTLWKPVTRRANDPRLASLRARGASHLHYAWQIRPEDLGASKAILDEHGLGWTEIDLGTPERPDPTVYFFDPFGHGLELRGVDLADERRLAFPPAPVARPPHALPVMGLREVALAFGDYAGMLERLPRAYGLALAKEQPDRDFAQFTLGPAPEPDGNGTPRRWLYAWDPQVGLADMFGGDHAHVRFYADVDAVFALVRAEGLPHVRTGEGLAVRDPEGHVFEFVPSPPAGTRA, encoded by the coding sequence ATGCCTTCCCCCATCGTCGATCTCGCGGGCCTCACGCTGGAGGTCAACCACCTGCCCCGGGGCGTCCGCTTCTACACCCAGGTCCTCGGCCTGAGCCTGCTGGAGCACGACGAGGAGCGCGGCGTCGCGCAGTTCGGGGTCAACCCGGCCCAGACCCTCACCCTCTGGAAGCCGGTCACGCGCCGGGCGAACGACCCCCGCCTCGCCTCCCTGCGCGCACGCGGCGCCTCGCACCTGCACTACGCGTGGCAGATTCGGCCCGAGGACCTGGGCGCCAGCAAGGCGATCCTCGACGAGCATGGCCTGGGCTGGACCGAGATCGACCTCGGCACCCCCGAGCGCCCCGATCCCACCGTCTATTTCTTCGACCCCTTCGGACACGGGCTGGAGCTGCGCGGCGTCGACCTCGCGGACGAGCGGCGCCTCGCCTTCCCCCCGGCCCCGGTCGCGCGCCCGCCCCACGCCCTGCCCGTCATGGGCCTGCGCGAGGTGGCCCTGGCCTTCGGCGACTATGCGGGCATGTTGGAACGCCTTCCCCGCGCGTACGGCCTGGCCCTCGCCAAGGAGCAGCCGGACCGTGATTTCGCCCAGTTCACCCTCGGCCCGGCGCCCGAGCCCGACGGCAACGGGACGCCCCGCCGCTGGCTGTACGCCTGGGACCCGCAGGTGGGCCTCGCCGACATGTTCGGGGGGGATCACGCCCACGTGCGCTTCTACGCCGACGTGGACGCGGTGTTCGCCCTCGTCCGGGCCGAGGGTCTGCCCCACGTCCGGACGGGAGAGGGGCTGGCCGTGCGCGACCCGGAGGGGCACGTCTTCGAGTTTGTGCCCTCCCCGCCCGCCGGGACGCGTGCGTGA
- a CDS encoding amino acid ABC transporter permease → MLQDVFTPDVLRALWRGTQLTLILTALAAAFGLALGFVAALGRMSRVAPLRWLTGAYIEVFRGTPLLVQLYFLYFAVPQLIRLRFPNFEPLPALQTGILGLSLFAGAYAAEIIRGSLNAVPRGQVEAARALGLRPAQTLSQVLVPQAARIAVPALGNQFIGLLKDSSLVSVITVTELLLTARQITSVNYQFAPMYAAVGLIYFVLSNLAARVFRQVEVRLNRPYGAAGH, encoded by the coding sequence ATGCTCCAAGACGTGTTCACGCCGGATGTGCTCCGGGCGCTGTGGCGGGGCACCCAGCTCACGCTGATCCTCACGGCGCTGGCGGCGGCGTTCGGCCTCGCGCTGGGCTTCGTGGCGGCGCTGGGCCGCATGTCGCGGGTCGCCCCCCTGCGCTGGCTGACCGGGGCCTACATCGAGGTCTTTCGCGGCACCCCCCTGCTCGTTCAGCTCTACTTCCTGTACTTCGCCGTGCCGCAACTGATCCGCCTGCGCTTCCCCAACTTCGAGCCGTTGCCCGCCCTTCAGACAGGGATTCTGGGCCTGAGCCTGTTCGCGGGAGCCTACGCCGCCGAGATCATCCGCGGCAGCCTGAATGCCGTGCCGCGCGGTCAGGTGGAGGCGGCCCGCGCCCTCGGCCTGCGGCCCGCCCAGACCCTCTCCCAGGTGCTGGTGCCGCAGGCCGCGCGCATCGCCGTGCCCGCGCTCGGCAACCAGTTTATCGGCCTGCTCAAGGATTCCAGCCTGGTCTCGGTCATCACGGTGACCGAACTCCTCCTCACGGCCCGGCAGATCACCTCCGTCAACTACCAGTTCGCGCCCATGTACGCGGCGGTGGGATTGATCTACTTCGTGCTCTCGAACCTCGCGGCCCGCGTGTTCAGGCAGGTGGAGGTCCGGCTGAACCGTCCCTACGGGGCGGCGGGGCATTGA
- a CDS encoding HD-GYP domain-containing protein, with amino-acid sequence MTAPSTPRISDLTPGHDARTSAAQSVVTLTRVALAAPDLASGVTPTLEHLVGATAAVGAVYLGRDGGPLPRYGVRAASGELPPALTLPGGLPADLPLLGALEESARPLYFDSAAADLREGVGTGLASLAAAPVRVEGGPLLGAFVMYTAQPHVWDAEEAALFSMVSGTVAALAGRLAAEEQAGRAREAALRALGQMLETWDGDSLGHTDRVTALAMRLAGRLDLSPEQCRALRWGAYLHDIGKVTLLGALLPRVNPAAESDGFAQMLGGLPPAALSVITDRHERWNGGGYPAGKAGAQISLEARLFALCDAYDGLTHPRLHELPWDPEEALAELRTRAGKDFDPELVRLLIEVVGESPTGRGGQ; translated from the coding sequence GTGACCGCGCCCTCCACTCCCCGGATTTCAGACCTGACCCCCGGGCACGACGCCCGGACCTCGGCGGCGCAGTCGGTGGTGACCCTGACGCGGGTCGCCCTGGCCGCGCCGGACCTCGCCTCAGGCGTGACGCCGACGCTCGAGCACCTCGTCGGCGCGACGGCGGCGGTGGGGGCGGTGTACCTCGGGCGCGACGGCGGGCCCCTGCCACGCTACGGGGTGAGGGCCGCGTCGGGCGAGCTGCCCCCCGCGCTGACCCTGCCCGGGGGCCTGCCCGCCGACCTGCCCCTGCTGGGCGCCCTGGAGGAAAGCGCCCGGCCGCTCTACTTCGACAGCGCGGCCGCCGACCTGCGGGAAGGGGTGGGCACGGGCCTGGCGAGCCTCGCGGCGGCCCCCGTCCGGGTGGAGGGCGGCCCCCTGCTGGGCGCTTTTGTGATGTACACCGCCCAGCCGCACGTCTGGGACGCGGAGGAGGCGGCCCTCTTCAGCATGGTGTCGGGCACGGTGGCGGCCCTGGCCGGGCGCCTCGCCGCCGAGGAGCAGGCCGGCCGGGCGCGCGAGGCGGCGCTGCGGGCGCTGGGGCAGATGCTCGAAACCTGGGACGGCGACTCGCTCGGGCACACCGACCGGGTGACGGCCCTGGCGATGCGGCTCGCCGGGCGGCTGGACCTCTCCCCGGAGCAGTGTCGGGCGCTGCGCTGGGGGGCGTACCTGCACGACATCGGCAAGGTCACCCTGCTCGGGGCCCTGCTGCCGCGGGTGAACCCGGCCGCCGAGAGCGACGGCTTCGCGCAGATGCTGGGCGGCCTGCCCCCGGCGGCCCTCTCGGTGATCACCGACCGCCATGAGCGCTGGAACGGCGGCGGTTACCCGGCGGGCAAGGCGGGCGCCCAGATCAGCCTGGAGGCGCGGCTCTTCGCCCTGTGCGACGCCTACGACGGGCTGACCCACCCCCGCCTCCACGAGCTGCCCTGGGACCCCGAGGAGGCCCTGGCCGAACTCCGGACCCGGGCCGGAAAGGACTTCGACCCCGAGCTCGTCCGCCTCCTGATCGAGGTCGTGGGCGAGTCGCCGACCGGGCGCGGCGGCCAGTAG
- the nagA gene encoding N-acetylglucosamine-6-phosphate deacetylase, translating to MAASPHPSRTLRGRLVLPGGVRPGALSFGTHIGAVTLEADSEPDDRLILPGFIDTHVHGGGGADTMDGPEGVRTLARFHARHGTTTLLPTTITNPWENVLAALAGVREVMASGGVPGGADVIGAHLEGPFISPRRLGAQPPHAVDPTPDLVAQVLDSGVIRAVTLAPELPGAVEAGLAFAGAGVRVGVGHTRADAETVTAFLTTLSETDARTCATHLFNAMGGVEGRAPGPAGALLADPHAFIEVILDGIHVHETSFRLARAAAPGRVLLITDAMRAAGLGDGKSDLGGQPVTVRDGKATLADGTIAGSLLTLDTALRNAVRAGVPLPEASAMLSDTPARSLGLSDRGRLEPGLRADLTVLGRDLNVLQVYVAGIPVLEHP from the coding sequence ATGGCGGCCAGCCCCCACCCCTCCCGGACCCTGCGCGGGCGCCTCGTTCTGCCGGGGGGCGTTCGGCCCGGCGCCCTCTCCTTCGGCACGCACATCGGGGCGGTCACGCTGGAGGCCGACTCCGAGCCCGACGACCGCCTCATCCTCCCCGGCTTCATCGACACGCACGTCCACGGCGGCGGGGGTGCGGACACGATGGACGGCCCGGAGGGCGTGCGGACCCTCGCCCGCTTCCACGCCCGGCACGGCACGACCACGCTGCTGCCCACCACGATCACGAATCCCTGGGAGAACGTGCTCGCGGCGCTGGCGGGCGTGCGGGAGGTGATGGCATCCGGGGGGGTGCCGGGCGGCGCGGACGTGATCGGCGCCCACCTGGAGGGCCCCTTCATCAGCCCCCGGCGGCTGGGCGCCCAACCCCCGCACGCGGTGGACCCCACGCCGGACCTCGTGGCGCAGGTGCTGGACAGCGGGGTCATCCGCGCCGTGACTCTCGCGCCCGAGCTGCCGGGAGCGGTGGAGGCGGGGCTGGCCTTTGCCGGGGCGGGCGTGCGGGTCGGGGTGGGCCACACACGAGCGGACGCGGAGACCGTGACCGCCTTCCTGACCACGCTCTCCGAGACGGACGCTCGCACCTGCGCGACCCACCTCTTCAACGCGATGGGCGGGGTCGAGGGCCGCGCCCCGGGCCCGGCGGGCGCCCTGCTCGCCGACCCGCACGCCTTCATCGAGGTCATTCTCGACGGCATCCACGTCCACGAGACGAGCTTTCGCCTCGCCCGCGCCGCCGCCCCGGGCCGCGTGCTGCTGATCACGGACGCCATGCGCGCGGCGGGGCTGGGGGACGGGAAGAGCGACCTCGGCGGGCAGCCCGTCACGGTGCGGGATGGGAAGGCGACGCTCGCGGACGGCACCATCGCCGGAAGCCTGCTCACGCTGGACACGGCCCTACGGAACGCCGTGCGGGCGGGCGTCCCCCTGCCCGAGGCGAGCGCGATGCTGAGTGACACACCCGCCCGCTCCTTGGGTCTAAGCGACCGGGGCCGCCTGGAACCCGGCCTGCGCGCCGACCTCACCGTCCTGGGCCGCGACCTGAACGTCTTGCAGGTGTACGTCGCGGGCATCCCCGTGCTGGAGCACCCATGA